The nucleotide sequence CTTGACCGGGGCATCCAGTACGCCGCGGCACCTCGGCTTGAGCCGAGCCGCCTCAGGGATACTGGATCGCCCGATCAAGTCGGGCGATGACCACTTCCTTGGGTAAACGGTCTTCCAAACACCTTTACGCCCGAGGGCGCAAAGCGCTGTCGGGCGTTGACCTCCGGCCTCCAGGGCCAGTCGGCGGGTCGAAAAGAAAGCCTTTCCGAGAAAGTGGCGGGGTTAAACGCCGCTCCCGCCCAAAAGTCAAGGAAAGTTAGGGGGCCGGGGCGGCTTTGCCAGGGCAAGACCCTGAAAATAAGACTGTTTTGGCGCCGGGTTCCCTTTCTGCCGGCCGCGCCCATATAGCAGGGTGATGTCCTTCCGCCCCGACCATCCCTGAAGCCGCCCCGTGCCGATCACCCGCCGCCGCCTGTTCGGACTGCTTGCCGGAGCCGGCGCATCGGTCGGCGTCCCCTCCCTCTGGATATCCCGCATGAAAACCTATGACGGCCCGGTCTCCGACCATTTCGACGGCCTGACCTTCTTCGATCCGGACGGCGCGCCGCCGAAATCGCTTCGCGAGGTGCTGCGCTGGCAGTTCGGCGGCAAGCGGCAGCGCGCGACCTGGCCGGATTGGGCCCCCAGCCCCCACGCCGACACCCCGCCCGAGCGCATCGACGGCGACAAGGTGCGGCTCTCCTTCGTCGGCCATGCCAGCTGGCTGATCCAGACCGGCGGCCTCAACATCCTGGTCGATCCGGTCTGGTCCTCGCGGGTCTCGCCGGTCGCCTGGGCCGGGCCGAAGCGCCACAACGATCCCGGCATCGCTTTCGAGAAGCTGCCGAAGATCGACGTCGTGCTGGTCTCGCACGGCCATTACGATCATCTGGACATCGCGACGCTATCGCGGCTCGCCAAGAATTTTGCCCCGCGCGTGGTCACCCCGCTCGGCAACGACGTAACGATGCGCAGCTGGGATCCCTCGATCAAGGTGGACGCGTTCGACTGGCACGACCGCGTCGAGCTCGGCGGCGGCGTGGCCGTGACACTGGTGCCGACAAGGCATTGGTCGGCGCGCGGCATGTTCGATCGCAACAAGGCGCTGTGGGCGAGTTTCGTGCTGGAGACACCGGCGGGCAAAATCTACGTTGTCTGCGATTCCGGCTATGGCGATGGCGGGCATTTCCGCCGCGTCGCCGAGAAGCACGGGCCGCTGCGCCTGGCGATCCTCCCGATCGGCGCCTATGAGCCGCGCTGGTTCATGCGCGATCAGCACATGAATCCCGAGGATGCGGTGAAAGCGCTGGCCGATTGCGGCGCGCAGGAAGCGCTCGGGCATCACCACGGCACGTTCCAGCTGACGGACGAGGCGATCGATGCGCCGGCGAAGGCGCTGGTGGAAGCGCTCGATGCCGCGAAGATACCGCAGGAGCGGTTCGTCGCGATGAAGCCGGGGCAGGTGGTGGAGATTTAGCCGAGATTTAGCGTCATTCTCCGCTGTCGTCCCGGACAAGCGAAGCGCAGATCCGGGACCCATAACCACAGGATCAGGTTTGGCGAAGACTCGTGGTTACCAGCTCGCACCACGACTCCTCCCTGTGGTTATGGGTCCCCGCGTTCGCGGGGACGACACCTGTATTCGTAGCAGGCAGTGTGCCTCTCACAGAGCTTACTGCCCCGCCTTGATCGCCCAGCTCACATTCACCGTCACCGACAGCGTTTCCTCGCCCGGTGCAACGGCGGCTGGCGCGGCCATCGGCGCTGTCGCCATCCGCGCCTTGAACAACGGCACCGGTGCGCCGCCTTCGGCGACGCTGATCGGCGCGCCGAGCGTGACACCTGTCGCCTTGGCGTAGATCTCCGCCTTGCGCCGCGCGTCCGCGACCGCCTGCTCACGCGCATCGTCGAGCAGTTTTGAGGCCTGCGTCACTTCGAAGGAGATGTTGCCGATGTCGTTGGCGCCGGCGCTGACCAGCGTATCGATGATGGTGGCGACCTTGGTGACGTCGCGAATCTTGACGGTGACGCGGTTACTGGCGCGGAAGCCGACCACGGGCGAGGCGCCGGTGGATTTGTTCTGGCCGTATTGCGGCTGCAGCGACAGCCGCGAGGTCTGGTAATCCTTCTCGGCGATGCCGGCGCCCTTCAGCGCCAGCAGCACCTTGCCCATCGCGGCGTTGTTGGCGTCGGACGCCTCCTTCGCCGACTTGGCGTCGTTGGCGACGCCGGCGTCGATCTGCGCGAGGTCGGGCGCCGCGGACATCGTGGCTTCGCCGCTGACCGTAATGGCGGACGGAAAATCGTCGGCGCGCGCGGGCGTTGCCAGCAGCGTGGCGGCGAAAGCGGCGGCGAGAGACGTAATGGAAAGGACGGCAGGCTTCTTCATTTCTCTCACTTCAATGGCACGAACACATTGATCACGAGCTTGTCCTCGGCCGTCTTCAGGGGATCGGTGAGGTACTCCTCGACGAAGGTGTCCTTGGCTTCCAGTTTCTTGTCGTCGAGGTGATTGGTGATCGCCTCATAGGTGTTGTCCATGTTGTCGTAGGAGCCGCGATGGACGAATTTCAGCGCCTTGCCCTCCGGCGATTTGCCGATGCTCATGTCCTTGGACAGGTTTTTGGGGTCCTGATCGACCGGGATCTCGGCGAGGAAGGTGAAGCCGGTGTCGTCGGTCGAGGTGTAGACGATCATCGAATTGCCGGCGTGCTTGATGCCCTGCTTGTCCAGCAGCGTGTTCAGCGCCTTGAAGGCGTCGATCAGCGTGTCGAAGGCCGAATCCCAATTGGCGGTGCCCTTGACCATCACGACCTTCCGGGGCTCGAGCGTGGTCTCCTGGCCGAAGGGATCGGCGGTCTGCACCGGGGCGGGCGTTGCGGCCGCGGCCGGCGGCGGTGCCGCCGGGCTGGGTGACGGTGAGGCGCTGGCCGCGGGCGATGGTGCCGGGGCGGGTGCAGGCGAGGCACTGGCGGCCGGTGCGGGTGAGGCCGACGGGGCCGGCGAGGGACTTGTCGAAGAAGGGCTTGCCGACGCGGCCGGCGCCGGACTTGGGGTCTGCGCCGGTGCGGCGGTCAGACCAAACGACAAGGCCGCTGCCGGGATCAGCGCGGCCAGAGCGAGACGACGAAACCTGAACATTTTATTCTCCCCAACAGCTTATCCGCCAAGGCCTTACGCCCCCAAGGCCTTAAGTCGGCGCCGCCCGCGCATCCCGGTTCGCGCGAACTGCGCCGTTCTAACACGCGAGCGCCGAATTCGTCCCATGACAGATGCGTCATGGCAGACGTCCGGCGCTCGGCGGCAAAACACTGGCCAAGCCGGCAAGGATCGCCATATAAGGCAGGCGAAATTCGGGAATTTTCATGAGCGCGCTGGCCAATCACGCATTTGCCAAGATGAACGGCATCGGCAACGAGATCGTCGTTGTCGACATGCGCGATTCCACCGCAAAGGTGACGCCGGACGACGCCCGCGCGGTGGCGTCGGCGCGGGGCGGCGTACCTTACGACCAGCTCATGGTGCTCCAGAAGCCCCGGCTCGACGGCACCGAAGCCTTCATCAGCATCTACAATAATGACGGCTCGGAGGCCGGCGCGTGCGGCAACGGCATGCGCTGCGTGGTCCGCCGCATCTTCGAGAAGAGCGGCCAGACGACGGCAACATTCGAGACGGCCGCCGGCCTGCTCAATGCCTGGCGGGGTCCTGCGCCGGACCTCTACACGGTCGACATGGGCGCGCCAAAATTCGGCTGGCAGGACATCCCGCTGGCGGAGGAATTTCGCGACACCCGCTACATCGAATTGCAGATCGGGCCGATCGACAATCCGATCCTGCATTCGCCTTCTGTCGTGAGCATGGGCAATCCGCACGCGATCTTCTGGGTCGAGGACGTCAACGCCCATGATCTCGAGCGTTTCGGTCCGCTCCTGGAAAACCATCCGATCTTCCCCGAGCGCGCCAATATCACGCTGGCCCACATCGTGGATCGCGACCACATTACGATCCGCACCTGGGAGCGCGGCGCCGGCCTCACCAGGGCCTGCGGCTCGGCGGCCTGCGCCACCGCGGTTGCCGCGGCGCGGTTGAAGCGCACTGAGCGCAAGGTCGAGATCACGCTGCCCGGCGGCAAGCTCGGCATCGAATGGCGCGAGCGCGATGATCACGTGCTGATGACGGGAACGGCGACCTTCGAATTTGAAGGCAATTTCGATCCGGCGCTGTTTGCGCCGGCCGGCTGATGGCCGTCGACATCGTCACCTTCGGCTGCCGCCTCAACGCCTTCGAGGCCGAGGTGATCCGCCGCGAGGCCGAGGGTGCGGGCCTTTCAGATACCATCGTCATCAATAGCTGCGCCGTCACCAACGAGGCCGTGGCGCAGGCGCGGCAGTCGATCCGCAAGCTGAAGCGCGAGCGGCCCGGCGCGCGCATCGTCGTCACCGGCTGCGCGGCGCAGACGCAAAGCCAGATGTTCGCCGACATGGCCGAGGTCGATCGCGTCGTCGGCAATGACGACAAGATGCGCGCTTCCGCGTGGCGGGAGACTCGCAACGCTTTCGACATCAACGCCAGCGAAAAAGTTGCCGTCAGCGACATCATGTCGGTGAAGGAGATGGCGCCGCATCTCATCGACGGTTTTGCTGCCGGCCTTCCGCGCGTGTTCGTGCAGGTCCAGAACGGCTGCGACCATCGCTGCACGTTCTGCATCATCCCTTATGGCCGCGGCAATTCACGCTCGGTGCCGATGGGCGCGGTGGTCGAGCAGGTACGGGCGCTGGTCGAACGCGGCCACGCCGAGATCGTGCTGACCGGCGTCGATCTCACCAGCTATGGTACTGATCTGCCGGGCGCGCCAAAGCTCGGCCTATTGACGAAGCAGATCTTGCGGCACGTGCCGGAGCTGAGGCGCCTGCGCATCTCCTCGATCGATTCGATCGAGGCCGATGCCGATCTGATCGATGCCATCGCCGACGACGCGCGTCTGATGCCGCATCTGCATCTGTCGCTGCAATCCGGCGACGACATGATTTTGAAGCGCATGAAGCGGCGGCATTCGCGGCAGGACGCGATCGCGTTCTGCGACCAGGTCCGCCGTTTGCGGCCCGATATCGCGTTCGGCGCCGACATCATCGCGGGCTTCCCGACCGAAACCGAGGAGATGTTCTCGCGCTCGCTCGATCTCGTCGAGGAATGCGGCCTGACGTTCCTGCACGTCTTTCCCTATTCCCCACGCCCCGGCACACCCGCCGCGCGGATGCCGCAGGTTGCGGGCGGCGCGATCAAGGACCGCGCGAAGCGGCTGCGTGCATCTGGCGAAGCCGCCTTACGGCAGCGGCTGAGCGCCGAGCTCGGCGCAACGCGCGAGGTGCTGATCGAGAGCGACGGTCAGGGGCGCACCGAGCACTATCTGCCGGTGGCGATTGCGGGCAAGCAAGTTGGCAGGGTCGTGCCGATGATGATCACTGGCAATGATGGCGAGCGGCTCGTCACACGATAGGTGTCGTCGCCCGGCTCGACCGGGCGACCCAGTACGCTGCGGCCTTTCCGTATCCCACTAAAGTCGCTGGAATACTGGATCACCCGCTTTCGCGGGTGATGACTTCGTTAGTTTGGTGGGCAGCGTACCCCCTTAAGACGCCCGCACCTGCCAGAACCGCAGCGTGCGCCGCGCATTCTCCGGCGTCATCCTCGCGTAATTGCTTTGCGCTCTCGCGATGTCGGCGGGTTTCATCGCGCCGGTCGCAAAACGGCTTTCGAGCACGGCGGCCGTCGTCTCCCAGCTGAGCTGGGCCGCCTTGCACGGCACCAGCAATCCGTCTTCGCGCAGGCTCTGCATCAGCGGACGAATCACCTCGATGGTCGATCCGGACAGGGCCGCCAACGCCGCCACGGCTTCTTCATACCGCCGCTGTTTGGCGAAGCCGAGCAGCGTCGCCTCGGTGAGCTGGCCGGTTGCCTTGAGATTTGCAATCGCCCGCTTGGCGCCCTCGAAATCGCGAACGCCGGACATTTCACGCTCGACGCCGATGGTGACGGCAGCGATCGCGGTCTGGATCTCTTCGAACAGATGCGGCGGCGCGCGTGACAGCAGGCGGGTGCGCACCGCATCCGTCGCCGAGCGCAGCAACTGGCGGCGCAGGTCCGAGGGCAGGTCGACGCGGACGCCGACACTGACCGCGAGTTCGGGATCGCTTTCGGCCTGACCGACGATGACGGCAAATCCCTTGCCGGAGACGCGCGCGCCGGGATTGGCAGCGAGCCGCCGGCTGACGCTGGGATAGCGCCGCGCCAGCAGCGCGTCGGTGACGATCTCCTTCAGCCACCAGCGCCCGGCGACCGCGAGCAGATGCGGCTCGCCCTTGCTGGAGGCGATCTTCACCAGCTCGCCGTCATCGAGGCGCGCGGATTCCTGCAGCACGGGGCCGGCGATGCGGATCTCGTCATTGCTGGCGAGGCGGCGGATCACGGAGGGCGGCGCCTGCGCGATTGGCGCGAGCTGGGCGCTGATCTCGGCCAGTGCAACGCGCGCACCCATGTCGGCGATGGCGCGCAGCTCGATGGTGTCGATCAGGCGCTCGAGCACGTCGTCGAACAGTGCGATCTGCTCGTCACTGAAATTGCCGGCGGAGGACAGGAACAGATCGGTGACGCGGCGGGCGGTTGCCAGGCCTTTTTCCGCGGAGCCTGTCCGAAGCGCGGACTCGACCTCGTCGATAATCGATAACTCGGCCGTGGACATGACGCGCAGCTCGTCCTGAGCAGATTACGGAAGCTTGTTCTAAGCAACCGCTATCATTAGAGGCGAGCACTGAACTTTCCGTAAACCATGGGGCAATGACCGGGTACTGCTCCGCTCCCTGACCGACCATTGCTCCTCATCCTGAGGAGCCCGCAAAGCGGGCGTCTCGAAGGATGGCCCCGGGCGACAGTCGGGCCTGCATGGTTCGAGACGGCGCTAGCGCGCCCCCTCACCATGAGGGTCGAGCAATTGGGCTATTCTCCGTTCCATCCGCAGGAGCGGAGCTTCTCGTGCATGTGGGGCGGGGCGGGCGCCACCACGCGGACCGGCTCCTTGTTCCGGGAGATCGGCACCACGATCTCGCGGGAATGCAGGTGCAGCTTCGGCTCGCCGAAGCGCGGGCCGTTGCCGTAAATGTTATCGCCGTAGATCGGCCAGCCGGTCGCGGACGAATGCACCCGTAATTGATGGGTTCGGCCCGTCACCGGTTCCATGGCGAGCCAGGTCAGGCCCTCGCCCCGCCCCATCACCTTCCAGTTGGTGACGGCCTTCTGACCCTCCGGATCCGGCTTCTGCCACCAGCCGCGTTCGGCATTGAGCCGGCCGAGCGGCATGTCGATGGTGCCTTCGTCTTCGGTGGGGCCGCCCTCGACCACGGTCCAGTAGGTCTTGCCGATCTTGCCGTGCTTGAAGAGGAGGCCGAGCGAGGCGGTGGCTTTTCGGTGGCGGCCGAGCACGAGGCAGCCGGAGGTGTCCTTGTCCAGCCGGTGGGCCAGCACCGGCGGCCGCGGCAGGCCGAAACGCAGCGCGTCGAAGGAGTCCTCCAGATTGGCGCCGCCCTTGGGGCCGCGATGCACCGGCAGGCCGGACGGCTTGTCGATGATCAGCATCAGGCCGTCGCGATGGAGCACGCGGGCGAGGATTTCATCGGCCGTCAATTGGGGAACATCGAGCAATCGCAGGACTTTCGGTCAAGACTTTCGTTTGGGAGCCGGAACGGCTAACACACCCCCGCCATGAACGATACCACGTCAGATCCCCCCAAGCTGAGCTGGTGGCGCCGCCTGTCCAACGGGCTGAAGCGCACCTCGTCCTCGCTCGGGACCGCGGTCGCCGATCTCGTCACCAAGCGCAAGCTCGACCGCGCCATGCTCGACGACATCGAGGACGTGCTGCTGCGCGCCGACCTCGGCACATCAGTCGCGGTGCGGATCGCGGACGCTGTCGGCACCGGGCGCTACGACAAGGCGATCTCGGCCGACGAGGTCAAGGACGTCGTCGCGACCGAGGTCGAGAAAGTGCTGTCGCCGGTGGCAAAGCCCCTCGAGATCGACGCTGGCAAAAAGCCGTTCGTCATCCTCGTGGTCGGCGTCAACGGCTCCGGCAAGACCACGACCATCGGAAAACTCTCGCAAAAGTTCGCGTCCGAAGGCCGCAAGGTGATGCTGGCCGCCGGCGACACGTTTCGCGCGGCCGCCATCGAGCAGCTCAAGGTCTGGGGCGAGCGCACGAAAACGCCCGTGATCGCCGGCGCGCAGGGCTCGGATTCTGCCAGCCTTGCCTTCAACGCGCTGACGGCGGCAAAGGAGCAGAATGTCGACGTGCTCCTGATCGACACCGCCGGCCGCTTGCAGAACAAGGCCGAACTGATGAACGAGCTCGAAAAGGTCGTGCGCGTCATCCGCAAGGTGGACACCACCGCGCCCCATGCGGTGCTGCTGGTGCTCGATGCCACCGTTGGCCAGAACGCTCTGTCGCAGGTCGAAGCCTTCCACCGCACCGCCGGGGTCACCGGCCTCGTGATGACCAAGCTCGACGGCACCGCCCGCGGCGGCATCTTGGTGGCGCTCGCGGAGAAATTCAAACTGCCGGTGCATTTCATCGGCGTCGGCGAAGGCGTCGACGATCTCGCGCCGTTCACCGCGCGCGATTTCGCCCGCGCCATTGCCGGAATCGAGTCGTAGGTTTCTTTTGTCATGCCCCGCGCAGGCGGGGCATCCAGTACGCCGCGCTGCTGGTGGTTGATCACAGGCGCCTCGGAATACTGGATCCCCCGCCTTCGCGGGGGATGACAGCAACAAAGGTCAGGTAATGGACAAGACCCAGCCGCATCCGCTGTTCAAGCTCGCGACCGAGCTCGGTCCGCTGCTCGTGTTCTTCTTCGTGAATGCGAAGTTCAATCTGTTCGCCGCGACCGGCGCCTTCATGGTGGCGATCGTGGTGGCGATGATCGCCTCCTATGTGGTGACGCGCCACATCCCGATCATGGCGATCGTCACAGGCGTGATCGTGCTGGTGTTCGGCACGCTGACGCTGGTGCTGCACGACGAGACCTTCATCAAGGTCAAGCCGACCATCATCTACGCCCTGTTCGCCGCGATCCTTGGTGGCGGCCTGCTGTTCGGCCGCTCCTTCATCGCCGTCATGTTCGACCAGATGTTCAATCTGACGCCGCAGGGCTGGCGCATCCTCACGCTGCGCTGGGCGCTGTTCTTTGCCGGCATGGCGGTGCTGAACGAGATCGTCTGGCGCACCCAGAGCACGGACTTCTGGGTGAACTTCAAGGTGTTTGGCGTCACCCCGCTGACCATGGTCTTCGCCATCGCCCAGATGCCGCTGACCAAGCGCTACCACCTCGAGCCGGTGTCGCTGGAAGCGAGCGAAGCGGACGCGGGGGATGTAAGGAAGGGGTAGGGCGAGCGTTTGCCCCACATACCGCTGTCATGCCCCGGCTTGACCGGGGCATGTACGCCGCGGCCTCTCCGTATACGACTGACGTCTCTGGAATACTGGATCGCCCGATCAAGTCGGGCGATGACAGTTGAGTATGCGGCGCGAGAGTCGCGTCAGCTGCCCGCCTTCAGCGCCTTCTCCATCTGCGGCAACAACACCGTGCGCAGATTGTCCGGCGTGATCGGTCCCACCAGCTTGTAGACGATGGTGCCCTCGCGCCCGACGACAAAAGTCTCCGGCACGCCGTAGACGCCCCATTCGATCGAGGCGCGGCCGTTGGCGTCGACGCCGACGCGGCCGAACGGGTTGCCGTAGCGGCCGAGGAAGCGCCGCGCATTGTCGGCCGCGTCCTTGTAGTTGATGCCGACCAGCTCGAAGCGCTTGTCCTTGGCGAGCTCGGTCAGCAGCGGCGCCTCGTCGTGGCACGGCACGCACCAGGACGCCCAGACATTGACGAGGCTGACCTTGCCCTTGAACGCGGCGGGATCGAGCCCCGGCACCTGCGCATTGTCGGCCCGCAATCCCTCGAGCGGCGGCAGCGTCGTCTGCGGCGCGGGACGACCGATCAGCGCGGACGGAATCCGCGAGATATCGCCGCTGCCGAGCCGGAACCAGAACAACAGCGCGAGGCCAATGAACGCGATCAGCGGCAGCACCATCAGGAAGGTGCGGCGCTGCGGCGCTGCGGGGGTCGATTGATCGCTCATGTCGCGCTGCGCCCCGAACGACGCGTGACGCCGCTGCGCTCGAGCTCGCGCAGGCGCTGGGTCTGGCTGCGATAATCGAGCACAATCCAGCCGATCAGGATCACGACCACGAGGGCGGCTGCGGCATAGGACGTCACGATGAAGGAGGCGTAAGGACCGAGCGACATCATCACGCAGCCCCTTTTGACGCATTTTCTTCACGCGAACCGGGGCTCAACTCGCTCGAAAACGCGACGCGGCTCGCCTGCATCATTTGCAGCGAGCGGACGCGGCGGCGCAGGATCTCGTTGCGCATCGCAGCCAGGTGCAGCGTGACGAACAGCAGCGTGAACGCGACCGCCATCACCAGCAGCGGAATCAAAAAGGATTTGTCGAGCGACGAGCCGCCCATGCGCATCACCGAGGCCGGCTGGTGCAGCGTGTTCCACCAGTCGACCGAGAACTTGATGATGGGCAGGTTGATGGCGCCGACCAGGGTCAGCACGGCGGCGGCGCGCGCCGCGCGCGAGGGATCGTCGACCGCGCGCCACAGCGCCATCAGGCCGAGATACATCAGGAAGAGGATCAAGACCGAGGTCAGCCGCGCGTCCCATTCCCAATAGGTGCCCCACATCGGCCGGCCCCACAGCGAGCCCGTGAGCAGCGCGAGAAAGGTGAAGCTGGCGCCGATCGGAGCTGCCGCCTTCGCGGCGACGTCGGCGAGCGGATGCCGCCACACCAGCGTGCCCAGCGAAGCAATGCTCATCACGCCCCAGACGAACATCGACAGCCAGGCATTGGGCACGTGGATGAACATGATCTTCACGGTCGCGCCCTGCTGATAATCGTCGGGCGCAAGCGCAGACTGGTAGAGGCCGATGGCGAGCAGGATGACGGTCGCAGCCGCAAGCCACGGCAGCACCCGCGCCGTCAGCGCGAGGAACCGGGTCGGGTTGGCAAGGTCGATCAGCGTCATGGCATCCTGATAATCGCGGGGGTGACGGGAGGCAATCAGCACAAAAGAAGTTGTCTAAAGTTGATCGGGGTCAAGGTCAGTCGAGCCCATCTCAGTCGAGCCCGTGCCGCAGGCTCGCCGCCGCCGCGAACGGACCGATCACGAGGCTGACCAGCGACAGCGCGCACAGGATCGAGAACGGCGCGCCGAAGGTCATCGGACCGACGATCACGGCCTGCGAGGCCGCGACGCCGAAAATCAGCACGGGAATCGACAGCGGCAGCACCAGCACGGCCATCAGCAGCCCGCCCCGGTGCAGCGTCACCGCCAGCGCTGCGCCGATCATGCCGGTGAAGGTCAGCGCCGGGGTGCCCGCCAAAAGCGTCAGCGCCACCGCGCCGGTGGCGACCATGTCGAGGTTGAGCAGCAGGCCGAGCACGGGGGTTGCGACAATCAGCGGCAGGCCGGCGGCCAGCCAATGCGCCAGCGCTTTGGCCGCGCAGGCGAGTTCCAGCGGTGTCCGGCTCATCGTGATCAGATCAAGCGAGCCGTCCTCATGGTCGGCCATAAACAGCCGGTCCAGCGTCAGCAGGCTCGCCAGCAGCGCCCCGAGCCACAGGATCGCCGGCCCCAGCCGCGACAGCAGCGCCAGATCCGGCCCGACCGCGAACGGCATCAGCACCACCACGGTCAGGAAGAACAGCACCCCGATCAGCGCCCCGCCGCCAACGCGGAGCGCGATCCTGACATCCCGGCGGATCAGGGCGGACAGGGCGGTCATGGGCGGCCTCCTGCGGATAGGCCCGAGGGCGACCGCCCGGAAATCTGAGGGTCGGGCCGCCTCACGCCACACCCCCGATCCGCAGCTCCCGCGATTCGATCCCGAGCGGGGCGTGGGTGGCGGCGATGATCAGGCCGCCGCTTGCCACGTGCTGCCGCATCAATCCGGAAAACATGTCCTGGCCGGCCACGTCGAGCGCGTTGGTCGGCTCGTCCAGCAGCCAGACCGGACGGCGGACGGTCAGCAGCCGGGCCAGCGACAGCCGGCGGCGCTGGCCGGCCGACAGGAAGGCCGCGGGCAGATGCGTGGCGTGATCGAGCCCGACGATGGCGAGGCTCTCGGCGGCGTCGCCGCGCTCTCCGCCCAGAAAATCAGCCCAGAACGACAGATTTTCCTGAACGCTCAACGCCGGCTTCAGGGCGTCGCGATGGCCGAGATAGTGGCATTGCTCGGGCAGCGTCATGTCGGCGTCGCCCCCGTCCAATACGATTGTCCCGCCGGCCGGAATGAGCAGACCCGCGATCAGCCGCAGCAGCGAGGTCTTGCCCGATCCATTGCGGCCGACGACCGCCACGGCCTCGCCCGAGACCGCCTTGAAATCGAGCCCGGCAAACACCTCGCGTCCGCCCCGCACGCAGGTCACCCCGCGCCCGCAAAGCTGCATCTTGTCTTGGTCCAACCCGCTCAAAGCCAGGCCTCAGGAAATCTTGGGGTAGCGCATGGGAATTTTTGGCTCGCGGATTGCTGCGGCACGATTGTGGCTGTGGCGGCGCGGTTAGAAAGCTTCTATAAGCCCGGAACTACTTGATGCAGCAACTCAACCTGCCCCTGCAAGCGGCCCAGCCTGATACGCTGACGGTGTTAAAATACCCTGCCGGGTATAACTAACAATTGGGATTCCTACATGACCTCGCTCGACAGCTTCAAATGCAAAAAGACCCTCAAGGTCGGCGCCAAGACCTATGTCTATTACAGCCTGCCCACGGCCGAGAAGAATGGTCTGAAGGGAATTTCGAAACTCCCCTATTCGATGAAGGTCCTGCTCGAGAACCTCCTCCGTAACGAGGACGGCCGCTCGGTCAAGAAGGAAGACATCGTCGCGGTGTCGAAATGGCTGCGCAAGAAGTCGCTCGAGCATGAAATCGCCTTCCGTCCGGCCCGCGTGCTGATGCAGGACTTCACCGGCGTGCCGGCTGTCGTTGACCTCGCCGCGATGCGCAACGCGATGCAGAAGCTCGGCGGCGATGCCGAGAAGATCAACCCTCTGGTGCCGGTCGACCTCGTCATCGATCACTCCGTGATCGTGAACTTCTTCGGCGACAACAAGGC is from Bradyrhizobium xenonodulans and encodes:
- a CDS encoding MBL fold metallo-hydrolase, whose product is MPITRRRLFGLLAGAGASVGVPSLWISRMKTYDGPVSDHFDGLTFFDPDGAPPKSLREVLRWQFGGKRQRATWPDWAPSPHADTPPERIDGDKVRLSFVGHASWLIQTGGLNILVDPVWSSRVSPVAWAGPKRHNDPGIAFEKLPKIDVVLVSHGHYDHLDIATLSRLAKNFAPRVVTPLGNDVTMRSWDPSIKVDAFDWHDRVELGGGVAVTLVPTRHWSARGMFDRNKALWASFVLETPAGKIYVVCDSGYGDGGHFRRVAEKHGPLRLAILPIGAYEPRWFMRDQHMNPEDAVKALADCGAQEALGHHHGTFQLTDEAIDAPAKALVEALDAAKIPQERFVAMKPGQVVEI
- a CDS encoding SIMPL domain-containing protein produces the protein MKKPAVLSITSLAAAFAATLLATPARADDFPSAITVSGEATMSAAPDLAQIDAGVANDAKSAKEASDANNAAMGKVLLALKGAGIAEKDYQTSRLSLQPQYGQNKSTGASPVVGFRASNRVTVKIRDVTKVATIIDTLVSAGANDIGNISFEVTQASKLLDDAREQAVADARRKAEIYAKATGVTLGAPISVAEGGAPVPLFKARMATAPMAAPAAVAPGEETLSVTVNVSWAIKAGQ
- a CDS encoding GyrI-like domain-containing protein — its product is MFRFRRLALAALIPAAALSFGLTAAPAQTPSPAPAASASPSSTSPSPAPSASPAPAASASPAPAPAPSPAASASPSPSPAAPPPAAAATPAPVQTADPFGQETTLEPRKVVMVKGTANWDSAFDTLIDAFKALNTLLDKQGIKHAGNSMIVYTSTDDTGFTFLAEIPVDQDPKNLSKDMSIGKSPEGKALKFVHRGSYDNMDNTYEAITNHLDDKKLEAKDTFVEEYLTDPLKTAEDKLVINVFVPLK
- the dapF gene encoding diaminopimelate epimerase produces the protein MSALANHAFAKMNGIGNEIVVVDMRDSTAKVTPDDARAVASARGGVPYDQLMVLQKPRLDGTEAFISIYNNDGSEAGACGNGMRCVVRRIFEKSGQTTATFETAAGLLNAWRGPAPDLYTVDMGAPKFGWQDIPLAEEFRDTRYIELQIGPIDNPILHSPSVVSMGNPHAIFWVEDVNAHDLERFGPLLENHPIFPERANITLAHIVDRDHITIRTWERGAGLTRACGSAACATAVAAARLKRTERKVEITLPGGKLGIEWRERDDHVLMTGTATFEFEGNFDPALFAPAG
- the mtaB gene encoding tRNA (N(6)-L-threonylcarbamoyladenosine(37)-C(2))-methylthiotransferase MtaB — encoded protein: MAVDIVTFGCRLNAFEAEVIRREAEGAGLSDTIVINSCAVTNEAVAQARQSIRKLKRERPGARIVVTGCAAQTQSQMFADMAEVDRVVGNDDKMRASAWRETRNAFDINASEKVAVSDIMSVKEMAPHLIDGFAAGLPRVFVQVQNGCDHRCTFCIIPYGRGNSRSVPMGAVVEQVRALVERGHAEIVLTGVDLTSYGTDLPGAPKLGLLTKQILRHVPELRRLRISSIDSIEADADLIDAIADDARLMPHLHLSLQSGDDMILKRMKRRHSRQDAIAFCDQVRRLRPDIAFGADIIAGFPTETEEMFSRSLDLVEECGLTFLHVFPYSPRPGTPAARMPQVAGGAIKDRAKRLRASGEAALRQRLSAELGATREVLIESDGQGRTEHYLPVAIAGKQVGRVVPMMITGNDGERLVTR
- a CDS encoding DUF2336 domain-containing protein, which translates into the protein MSTAELSIIDEVESALRTGSAEKGLATARRVTDLFLSSAGNFSDEQIALFDDVLERLIDTIELRAIADMGARVALAEISAQLAPIAQAPPSVIRRLASNDEIRIAGPVLQESARLDDGELVKIASSKGEPHLLAVAGRWWLKEIVTDALLARRYPSVSRRLAANPGARVSGKGFAVIVGQAESDPELAVSVGVRVDLPSDLRRQLLRSATDAVRTRLLSRAPPHLFEEIQTAIAAVTIGVEREMSGVRDFEGAKRAIANLKATGQLTEATLLGFAKQRRYEEAVAALAALSGSTIEVIRPLMQSLREDGLLVPCKAAQLSWETTAAVLESRFATGAMKPADIARAQSNYARMTPENARRTLRFWQVRAS
- a CDS encoding RluA family pseudouridine synthase, whose translation is MLDVPQLTADEILARVLHRDGLMLIIDKPSGLPVHRGPKGGANLEDSFDALRFGLPRPPVLAHRLDKDTSGCLVLGRHRKATASLGLLFKHGKIGKTYWTVVEGGPTEDEGTIDMPLGRLNAERGWWQKPDPEGQKAVTNWKVMGRGEGLTWLAMEPVTGRTHQLRVHSSATGWPIYGDNIYGNGPRFGEPKLHLHSREIVVPISRNKEPVRVVAPAPPHMHEKLRSCGWNGE